A section of the Gloeobacter violaceus PCC 7421 genome encodes:
- the purQ gene encoding phosphoribosylformylglycinamidine synthase subunit PurQ — MKFAVIVFPGSNCDRDVVTVTRGLLDQPTRLVWHTEDDLDGCDVAVIPGGFSYGDYLRCGAIARFSPVMQAVRRHAERGGLVIGICNGFQVLTEAGLLPGALVRNRDLQFVCDRVALKVERTDLPWVHSYRPGEVITLPIAHGEGCYYAEEATLAELEENRQVVFRYCRPDGTIDAVGNPNGSLHNIAGLCNRHGNVLGMMPHPERASDPILGGSDGRRLFESLVASALAVV, encoded by the coding sequence ATGAAATTCGCCGTCATCGTCTTTCCCGGTTCCAACTGCGACCGCGACGTGGTCACTGTCACCCGCGGCCTGCTGGACCAGCCGACCCGCCTGGTCTGGCACACCGAGGACGACCTGGACGGCTGCGATGTGGCCGTGATCCCCGGCGGCTTCAGCTACGGCGACTACCTGCGCTGCGGCGCCATCGCCCGCTTCTCGCCCGTCATGCAGGCTGTGCGCCGCCACGCCGAGCGCGGCGGTCTGGTGATCGGCATCTGCAACGGTTTTCAGGTGCTCACCGAGGCGGGATTGCTTCCGGGTGCCCTGGTGCGCAACCGCGATCTGCAGTTCGTCTGCGATCGGGTGGCTCTCAAAGTCGAGCGCACCGATCTGCCATGGGTGCACTCCTACCGGCCGGGCGAGGTGATTACCCTGCCCATCGCCCACGGCGAGGGCTGCTACTACGCCGAGGAAGCGACCCTGGCCGAGCTGGAAGAAAACCGCCAAGTCGTCTTTCGTTACTGCCGTCCGGATGGCACCATCGACGCCGTCGGCAACCCGAACGGTTCGCTCCACAACATCGCCGGCCTCTGCAACCGGCACGGCAACGTGCTGGGCATGATGCCCCACCCCGAGCGGGCGAGCGACCCGATCCTCGGGGGCAGCGACGGGCGAAGGCTTTTCGAGAGCCTGGTGGCAAGCGCCCTGGCTGTCGTTTGA
- a CDS encoding ArnT family glycosyltransferase: MLQSSKRAPSFADVLTSLGLMVYTAPLLLLHAGRQSLIGTDEGYYAQMAREMIRGGQWLAPSFLGEPWFEKPPLNPWLIAISFQTFGISEWSARLPSVIAGVAGVLLTYWIGRTLVGPRRALLGALVLPTMYLWLFYGRVAVTDVILTTLELAGLGCLLLAVRPGWRALAAGWGIAVGLGLLLKTTMILLPAVATLPWLIWRNREHRLLTNPYLYAGLAAGVGLFGSWYATATNVYGALVYEQLFGHLFKLGNKEFHPVGPFYYFWNLPANTFPWTFLALGGVWALQREKKAPLLLWSYPLVLLSLLQLFSTKEPYYLIQACPFIALLAGVWIDHCWQRRRGRSLAATSFLVGMVGLLLVVAAPVLAFNPTWIDGVQLYLPLGLALGILWLGVPVFFRVRRSLPSAQTLWTVSLIGGPYFALLLAVLTTFLGDFYPDFKAFSQQRLAGYIDPDAPIAMVYEKNGERVSEFIALTFYTPNPSVQLDAAGVRADDTQRHWWLSPESRQLLDKSGFIYKPLVEVFGWTLARRVNADNSSSSGVSLHAMAAKRGEPNRVSISNGHVVGVGRLQDVWAQPGIVQGEGALMNQSVRSPLV; encoded by the coding sequence ATGCTGCAGTCATCGAAGCGCGCTCCTTCCTTTGCGGATGTTCTTACCAGCTTAGGTCTGATGGTCTACACCGCGCCGCTGCTGCTGCTGCACGCGGGCCGCCAGAGCCTGATCGGCACCGACGAGGGCTACTACGCCCAGATGGCGCGCGAAATGATCCGTGGCGGCCAGTGGCTCGCCCCGAGCTTTCTGGGAGAACCCTGGTTCGAGAAGCCCCCCCTCAACCCCTGGCTGATTGCCATCAGCTTTCAGACGTTCGGAATTAGCGAATGGAGCGCCAGGCTGCCGAGCGTGATTGCCGGGGTGGCGGGAGTCTTGCTCACCTACTGGATTGGCCGGACGCTGGTGGGGCCGCGCCGGGCGCTACTTGGGGCACTGGTGCTGCCCACGATGTACCTGTGGTTGTTCTACGGGCGTGTGGCCGTCACCGACGTCATCCTCACTACGCTCGAACTGGCGGGCCTGGGCTGTCTGCTGCTGGCCGTCCGGCCCGGCTGGAGAGCGCTCGCCGCCGGGTGGGGTATCGCCGTCGGGCTCGGATTGCTCCTCAAGACAACGATGATCCTGCTGCCGGCCGTCGCCACCTTGCCCTGGCTCATCTGGCGCAACCGCGAGCACCGTTTGCTCACCAACCCGTATCTTTATGCCGGACTCGCGGCCGGGGTGGGGCTGTTCGGCTCCTGGTACGCGACGGCCACGAACGTCTACGGCGCGCTCGTCTACGAACAGCTGTTCGGGCATCTGTTTAAGCTCGGCAACAAAGAATTTCATCCGGTGGGGCCGTTCTACTATTTCTGGAACTTACCGGCCAATACTTTCCCGTGGACCTTTCTGGCCCTGGGCGGAGTCTGGGCGCTCCAGCGCGAAAAAAAGGCGCCGTTGCTGCTCTGGAGCTATCCGCTGGTACTGCTGTCGCTGTTGCAGCTGTTTTCTACCAAAGAACCGTACTACTTGATCCAAGCTTGCCCGTTTATTGCCCTGCTGGCCGGGGTGTGGATCGACCATTGTTGGCAGCGCAGGCGCGGACGCTCCCTGGCCGCCACCAGCTTCCTGGTGGGAATGGTGGGTCTATTGCTGGTTGTTGCGGCCCCAGTGCTTGCCTTCAACCCCACCTGGATAGACGGGGTGCAGCTTTATTTGCCCCTGGGCCTGGCTCTGGGGATTCTCTGGCTGGGGGTGCCGGTCTTCTTCCGGGTTCGGCGCAGCCTGCCCTCCGCCCAGACGCTCTGGACGGTTTCGCTCATCGGCGGTCCGTACTTCGCCCTGCTGCTCGCGGTCCTCACCACCTTCCTGGGCGACTTCTATCCCGACTTCAAAGCCTTTTCCCAGCAGCGCCTCGCAGGCTACATCGATCCGGACGCTCCGATTGCCATGGTCTACGAAAAGAATGGCGAGCGGGTCTCAGAATTTATCGCCTTGACGTTCTACACTCCCAACCCGAGCGTGCAACTCGATGCGGCCGGGGTGCGCGCAGACGATACCCAGCGCCACTGGTGGCTCTCCCCCGAATCGCGCCAATTGCTCGACAAGTCGGGCTTTATCTACAAGCCGCTCGTCGAAGTCTTTGGCTGGACCCTTGCTCGGCGCGTCAATGCCGACAACTCCAGTTCCTCAGGTGTAAGTCTTCATGCAATGGCTGCAAAACGGGGGGAGCCGAACCGCGTCTCAATAAGTAATGGTCATGTTGTTGGTGTTGGCCGCCTCCAGGATGTGTGGGCGCAGCCTGGGATCGTTCAGGGCGAAGGAGCGCTCATGAACCAAAGCGTTCGCAGCCCGCTCGTATAA
- a CDS encoding Uma2 family endonuclease has product MTSFRPFVASQSEPPLPTMYDLPSENPEEPGLPDEFHDWQPQLLSQTFQPPAYPCDRVFTASDLNLYYDSLNTGLFKRPDWFAVVGVPRLVGSGRLSYVAWKEGRSPIVVVELLSPSTQEADQGQTLRGQQPPSKWEVYENILRVPYYVLFNREANIFRIFQLEGASYQELSEPNLWIKELQIGLGLWQGRFSGVERQWLRWHAANGEWIMTAEEDALQLAQRERKAREQAEQRAAQAEQKAAALAKRLQALGLDPDTEI; this is encoded by the coding sequence ATGACGAGCTTCAGGCCTTTTGTCGCATCACAGTCGGAGCCGCCGCTGCCGACAATGTACGATCTGCCGAGCGAAAATCCGGAGGAACCCGGTTTGCCGGATGAGTTTCACGATTGGCAGCCGCAGTTGCTGTCTCAGACCTTTCAGCCGCCGGCTTATCCCTGCGATCGGGTCTTCACCGCCTCGGATTTGAATCTATATTACGATTCGCTCAACACCGGTCTTTTCAAGCGTCCGGACTGGTTTGCCGTGGTGGGCGTGCCCCGCCTGGTGGGTTCCGGCCGCCTCAGCTACGTGGCCTGGAAGGAAGGACGATCGCCGATTGTGGTTGTCGAACTGCTTTCGCCCAGTACCCAGGAAGCAGATCAAGGCCAGACCCTGCGCGGTCAACAACCGCCATCCAAGTGGGAAGTGTACGAAAATATCCTTCGAGTACCATACTACGTGCTGTTCAATCGGGAGGCCAACATTTTCCGGATTTTTCAGTTGGAGGGTGCCAGCTACCAGGAGCTGTCCGAGCCAAATCTGTGGATCAAAGAGTTGCAAATTGGCCTGGGGCTGTGGCAGGGAAGGTTTTCCGGGGTGGAGCGGCAGTGGCTTCGCTGGCATGCAGCAAACGGCGAATGGATTATGACCGCCGAAGAGGATGCTTTGCAACTGGCCCAACGCGAGCGCAAGGCAAGGGAACAAGCCGAGCAACGGGCAGCGCAGGCGGAGCAAAAAGCTGCTGCTCTGGCGAAGCGCTTGCAGGCATTGGGCCTGGATCCAGACACAGAAATTTGA
- a CDS encoding histidinol-phosphate transaminase, whose amino-acid sequence MQPYLRPDLDRLQAYHAPHFPEADKLDANELPHDLPEWLKNKLAFLLEQGVRTNRYPEGDPLALKAAIAEYCGVTSEMVCVGNGSDELIRSLITATCLGGRGTVASAEPTFSMYRILAETLAVPYIGVARTANYGVDADVLEAAVGANGVRVLFLANPNSPTGNLLSDEIIERLGSLPVLVVLDEAYYEFSRFSAVPLLWERPNLVILRTFSKAFRLANFRVGYALANPEIAAVLEKVRLPYNLPGLSQLAAFAALEHRDVLLAAIPEILAERRRIERFLADFEQLELFPSDANFLFVRPRIADPEAVRVALAGRGSLVRGAAGGLRVTVGTPEQNDRLIANVAALFTPEMR is encoded by the coding sequence ATGCAACCCTATCTACGCCCCGATCTGGACCGCTTGCAGGCTTACCACGCGCCGCACTTTCCAGAGGCCGACAAGCTCGACGCCAACGAACTGCCCCACGATCTGCCCGAGTGGCTCAAGAACAAGCTCGCCTTTTTGCTGGAGCAGGGCGTGCGAACGAACCGCTACCCCGAGGGCGATCCGTTGGCCCTGAAGGCGGCAATCGCCGAGTACTGCGGGGTCACCTCGGAGATGGTCTGTGTGGGCAACGGCTCAGACGAGTTGATTCGCTCGCTGATCACGGCGACTTGCCTGGGTGGGCGGGGGACGGTGGCAAGCGCCGAACCCACCTTCTCGATGTACCGCATCCTGGCTGAGACCCTGGCGGTGCCCTACATCGGCGTCGCGCGTACGGCCAATTACGGCGTCGATGCGGACGTCCTGGAGGCCGCCGTCGGGGCGAACGGCGTGCGGGTGCTGTTTCTGGCCAATCCCAACAGCCCGACCGGCAACCTGCTTTCTGACGAGATCATCGAGCGCCTCGGATCCCTGCCGGTGTTGGTGGTTCTCGACGAGGCCTACTACGAATTCAGCCGCTTCAGCGCCGTACCTTTGCTGTGGGAGCGGCCGAACCTGGTCATCCTGCGCACGTTTTCCAAAGCCTTTCGCCTCGCCAATTTCCGGGTGGGCTACGCCCTCGCCAACCCCGAGATTGCCGCAGTACTCGAAAAGGTGCGCCTGCCCTACAATCTGCCGGGTCTGTCGCAGCTGGCCGCTTTTGCTGCCCTCGAACATCGCGATGTCCTCCTTGCGGCCATCCCCGAGATCCTGGCGGAGCGACGGCGCATCGAGCGCTTTCTGGCGGATTTCGAGCAGCTCGAGCTATTTCCGAGTGACGCCAATTTTTTGTTTGTCCGGCCCCGCATCGCCGATCCCGAGGCGGTGCGGGTTGCCCTGGCCGGGCGCGGCTCGCTGGTGCGCGGCGCGGCCGGTGGTCTGCGCGTCACCGTGGGTACCCCCGAGCAGAACGACCGACTCATCGCCAACGTCGCGGCGCTCTTTACACCGGAAATGCGGTAG
- a CDS encoding cobalamin-binding protein, with the protein MTAASPLGSLSPDLEQRIVTLIPSATEIVAVLGLASRLVGRSHECDYPESVRVLPVCTRPKFDPVGTSREVHERVSKLLATALSVYEVDLAMLEQLAPTHILTQAQCEVCAVSLSEVEAAVAGLTGGQPHILSLQPNVLGDLWEDIARVGTALGVPSAHVVQSLRARVKACYEKAQSAGTGRRVACIEWTDPLMAAGNWVPELVEMAGGVNLFGVTGKHSPWLEWTALAASDPEVIIFMPCGYDLAATRKAALALAESQPEWTSLTAVRKGEVFIVDGNQYFNRPGPRLVDSLEILAEILHPGLFAFSYAPHGWERL; encoded by the coding sequence ATGACTGCAGCATCGCCTCTGGGCTCTCTGTCGCCTGACCTTGAACAACGGATTGTAACATTGATACCCAGCGCCACTGAGATCGTGGCGGTGCTGGGGCTTGCTTCTCGGCTGGTAGGCCGCTCCCACGAGTGCGACTATCCCGAATCGGTGCGCGTACTGCCCGTCTGCACGCGGCCCAAATTTGATCCGGTAGGCACCAGCCGCGAGGTGCACGAGCGGGTGAGCAAGCTGCTCGCCACCGCCCTGAGTGTTTACGAAGTGGATCTGGCCATGCTTGAGCAACTGGCGCCTACCCACATCCTCACCCAGGCCCAGTGCGAAGTCTGTGCTGTGAGTCTGTCTGAAGTTGAGGCGGCGGTGGCGGGCCTAACGGGTGGGCAGCCCCATATCCTCTCGCTGCAGCCGAATGTGCTGGGTGACCTTTGGGAGGACATCGCGCGGGTGGGAACGGCCCTGGGTGTACCGTCCGCACACGTCGTCCAGTCGCTGCGGGCGCGGGTAAAAGCTTGCTATGAAAAAGCGCAATCGGCAGGCACCGGTCGCCGGGTGGCCTGTATCGAGTGGACCGATCCGCTGATGGCGGCGGGCAACTGGGTACCGGAACTAGTGGAGATGGCGGGCGGGGTGAACCTTTTCGGCGTGACCGGCAAGCACTCCCCGTGGCTGGAGTGGACGGCCCTGGCAGCCTCTGATCCGGAGGTGATTATTTTTATGCCCTGCGGCTACGACCTGGCTGCCACCCGCAAAGCGGCCCTTGCCCTGGCCGAAAGTCAACCCGAATGGACTTCGCTCACTGCCGTGCGCAAGGGCGAAGTTTTCATTGTCGACGGCAACCAGTACTTCAACCGGCCGGGACCGCGATTGGTCGATTCGCTCGAAATCCTGGCCGAGATTCTGCACCCGGGTTTGTTCGCCTTCAGCTATGCGCCGCATGGCTGGGAGCGGTTGTAA
- the hisD gene encoding histidinol dehydrogenase — MLRLITQLSEAQTEIKRIAARTHSEQVQHQEATVREILQNVRRQGDEALLRYTLEFDQVRLAPGDLVVGAAELDAAYQRVSTSLLKAIRLAKQRIEQFHRERICKSWVQFQDRGIVLGRRYTPVDAAGLYIPGGRASYPSSVLMSAIPAVVAGVPRIVLVTPPNPEGKINPAVLVAAQESGVHEIYRIGGAQAIGALTYGTRTIAPVSVIAGPGNIYVTLAKKLVYGEVGIDSLAGPSEVLIIADSTANPVFLAADMLAQAEHDSLASAILITPDGRLAERTIEAVDRQLENHPRRTLTEKSLANYGLVIVTADLAEAAALSNLFAPEHLELEVEDPWELLEKVRHAGAIFLGHATPEAVGDYLAGPSHILPTSGTARYASGVGVETFQKCSSLVQYTPQALAEVGEAIDALTAAEGLPSHGDSVRLRLQQYENPHSPTQQQQEE; from the coding sequence ATGTTGCGACTGATCACCCAGTTGTCCGAAGCGCAAACCGAAATCAAGCGGATTGCCGCGCGAACGCACTCCGAGCAGGTGCAACACCAAGAAGCGACCGTCCGCGAAATCCTGCAGAACGTTCGCCGCCAGGGGGACGAAGCGCTGTTGCGCTACACCCTCGAATTTGATCAGGTGCGCCTTGCCCCAGGGGATCTGGTGGTGGGCGCCGCCGAACTGGACGCCGCCTATCAGCGGGTCTCCACCAGTCTGCTCAAGGCGATTCGCCTCGCCAAGCAGCGCATCGAGCAATTTCACCGCGAGCGCATCTGCAAATCCTGGGTGCAGTTTCAAGATCGCGGGATTGTGCTGGGTCGGCGCTACACGCCCGTCGATGCGGCCGGGCTCTACATTCCGGGCGGGCGGGCAAGTTACCCCAGTTCGGTGCTGATGAGTGCTATCCCGGCTGTGGTGGCGGGAGTTCCCCGCATCGTGCTGGTCACCCCGCCCAATCCCGAGGGCAAGATCAACCCGGCGGTGCTGGTGGCCGCCCAAGAATCGGGAGTGCACGAGATTTACCGCATCGGCGGCGCCCAGGCGATCGGAGCCCTCACCTACGGTACACGCACGATCGCCCCGGTGAGCGTCATCGCCGGCCCCGGCAATATCTACGTCACCCTGGCCAAAAAACTGGTTTACGGCGAGGTGGGCATCGACTCGCTGGCCGGTCCGTCCGAGGTGCTCATCATCGCCGACAGCACCGCCAATCCGGTGTTCCTGGCGGCGGATATGCTCGCCCAGGCCGAGCACGACTCGCTTGCCTCGGCCATCTTGATCACCCCTGACGGCCGCCTTGCCGAGCGCACCATCGAAGCGGTCGACCGCCAACTCGAAAACCACCCACGCCGCACGCTCACCGAAAAATCCCTCGCCAACTACGGACTGGTGATCGTCACCGCCGATCTGGCCGAGGCGGCGGCCCTATCGAACCTGTTCGCCCCCGAACACCTCGAACTGGAGGTCGAAGATCCCTGGGAGTTGCTCGAGAAGGTACGTCACGCCGGGGCAATCTTCTTGGGCCACGCCACCCCGGAAGCGGTGGGCGACTATCTGGCCGGACCCAGCCACATTCTGCCCACCTCCGGCACGGCGCGCTACGCCTCGGGGGTCGGGGTCGAGACATTCCAGAAGTGCTCCAGCCTGGTGCAGTACACCCCCCAGGCCCTGGCCGAGGTGGGAGAAGCGATCGATGCGTTGACTGCCGCCGAGGGACTGCCTTCCCACGGCGATTCGGTGCGCCTGCGGTTGCAGCAGTACGAAAACCCCCACTCCCCGACTCAACAGCAGCAGGAGGAGTGA
- a CDS encoding inositol monophosphatase family protein has translation MERFLDIACVAARAAGAVLLGYLGKLADFDEKTPGNLVTDADRAAEAVILATLKRHYPDHGILAEESGLAGIEESPFLWAVDPLDGTTNFAHRYPVFCVSIGLLIDGTPVVGAVFDPVSGELFSAARGLGAFCNHRPIAVSTTEKLGRSLLATGFAYDRRETPDNNYAEFCQFTHLTQGVRRGGSAALDLAYVAAGRFDGFWERGLSPWDMVAGIVLVREAGGTVSAYDGSPLDLRSGRVLATNGAVHAAMVEQLGRVQPLTTAFPV, from the coding sequence ATGGAGCGGTTTTTGGATATCGCCTGTGTGGCGGCGCGGGCGGCGGGGGCAGTGCTGTTGGGCTATCTGGGCAAGCTCGCGGATTTCGACGAGAAGACCCCCGGCAATCTGGTCACCGACGCCGATCGCGCCGCGGAGGCGGTGATCCTCGCTACCCTCAAGCGCCACTACCCCGACCACGGCATCCTCGCAGAGGAATCGGGGCTGGCCGGTATCGAGGAGAGCCCCTTTTTGTGGGCCGTGGATCCGCTGGATGGCACGACGAACTTTGCCCACCGCTACCCGGTTTTTTGCGTATCGATCGGCCTGCTCATCGACGGCACCCCGGTGGTGGGGGCGGTTTTTGACCCGGTGTCAGGTGAACTGTTCTCGGCCGCGCGGGGATTGGGGGCATTTTGCAACCACCGGCCGATTGCCGTCTCGACTACCGAAAAGCTGGGTCGCAGCCTGCTTGCCACCGGGTTCGCCTACGACCGGCGCGAGACGCCCGACAATAACTACGCCGAATTTTGCCAGTTCACCCACCTCACCCAGGGGGTGCGCCGGGGCGGCTCAGCGGCGCTGGATCTGGCCTACGTGGCGGCAGGACGCTTCGACGGCTTCTGGGAGCGGGGCCTCTCGCCCTGGGACATGGTGGCCGGGATCGTGCTGGTGAGGGAGGCGGGCGGCACGGTGAGCGCCTACGACGGCTCGCCGCTGGATCTGCGCTCGGGCCGGGTGCTCGCCACCAACGGCGCTGTGCACGCGGCGATGGTCGAGCAACTCGGCCGGGTCCAACCGCTGACTACCGCATTTCCGGTGTAA
- a CDS encoding DUF4272 domain-containing protein — protein MMIFQPAQARKTRSEQLLHRRGIAVDSELPPLPDERTVRLRLDREVAERALALFAVAARAEGLDQIAAIRFLEERALWMATTREEQTFLLDPEPDEQDRLQFVWRYESLWVLLWALGHLENLGWPGSICDIERVTLIAWRTPVEVLVEMAALRSAGEILDAADLTYRCHWAAVDARLRGEDPPGDLDASIVYERHYALNWLTCHLDQEWDDISTDV, from the coding sequence ATGATGATCTTCCAGCCTGCCCAGGCCCGCAAAACCCGTTCGGAGCAGCTGCTCCATCGGCGGGGGATCGCCGTCGATTCCGAGTTGCCCCCCCTGCCCGACGAGCGGACGGTGCGTCTGCGCCTAGATCGGGAGGTGGCCGAACGCGCCCTGGCACTGTTTGCTGTGGCCGCCCGCGCCGAGGGGCTCGACCAGATAGCCGCCATCCGGTTTCTCGAGGAGCGCGCGCTCTGGATGGCCACCACCCGCGAGGAGCAAACTTTTTTGTTGGACCCTGAACCCGACGAGCAAGACCGGCTCCAGTTCGTCTGGCGCTACGAGAGCCTGTGGGTACTGCTCTGGGCGCTTGGGCACCTCGAAAATTTGGGTTGGCCGGGATCCATCTGCGACATCGAGCGCGTCACTTTGATCGCCTGGCGCACTCCGGTAGAAGTGCTCGTCGAAATGGCTGCGCTGCGTTCGGCAGGAGAAATCCTCGACGCGGCGGATCTGACCTACCGCTGTCATTGGGCGGCCGTCGACGCGCGTCTAAGGGGCGAAGACCCACCTGGCGACCTCGATGCGAGCATCGTCTACGAGCGGCACTACGCCCTCAACTGGCTCACCTGTCACCTCGATCAGGAGTGGGACGACATCTCCACGGATGTTTGA
- a CDS encoding glycoside hydrolase family 57 protein, giving the protein MTSHPLYVAFIWHQHQPLYRSALSGRYLMPWVRLHGTKDYLDLALILERYPKLHQTFNLVPSLLMQIEDYIAGTAMDPWLEVLLKPVAQLTAGDRRFIIERFFDANWENLIYPYPRYSQLLEMRQQHGTNWCLEHWQAAEYEDLLAWHNLCWFDPIFQEEDPQVRSWIARDSGFTLADREAIYAKQREIMSRIVGQHKIMQERGQIEVTTTPYTHPILPLLANTDSGRAARPQMALPRSRFHWPQDVRTQLLKGKENYQTRFDCDPRGLWPSEESVSPAVLPEVVKAGFKWLVSDEGVLGCSIDHFFNRDDYGHVQAPDLLYRPYLVETPAGPVSVVFRDTRLSDLIGFEYAGRPAEEAARDFIEQLEAIGRLIKAQKAPGPHLVTVALDGENCWEYYNQDGKPFLEALYSRLSRHRSIKLVTVSEYLDRFGAERSIPLERLHSGSWINADFTTWIGDPVKNRAWELLAQARQVIEGHPRATDASWEALWAAQGSDWFWWFGYGHSSAQDALFDQLFREHLQALYVSLGEAIPKALRSALERHDAPGSRVPRAFIQPQITGYGFEQEWREAGCYEVGGARGTMHRAASVQRVWYGTDHRHFYLRLDFGGERPQAVHLYWYYPHQVHHNSVLPLRERPAQGTASYQFRHGLELHLQHRHCQLKAAGEYDHWHDVPTSTRFAVQECLELAVPWEDLEMSSGVQPQFIVVLARDGRFEAAIPEGETLEVQVP; this is encoded by the coding sequence GTGACAAGCCATCCGCTTTACGTGGCCTTTATCTGGCACCAGCACCAACCGCTCTACAGAAGTGCCCTGTCGGGCCGCTATCTGATGCCCTGGGTGCGGCTGCACGGCACCAAGGATTATCTGGATCTGGCTTTGATTCTGGAGCGCTATCCGAAGCTGCACCAGACTTTTAACCTGGTGCCGTCGCTGTTGATGCAGATCGAAGACTATATCGCCGGGACGGCCATGGACCCGTGGCTGGAGGTGCTGCTCAAACCGGTGGCGCAACTCACAGCCGGCGACCGGCGCTTTATCATCGAGCGGTTCTTCGACGCCAACTGGGAAAATCTCATCTATCCTTACCCGCGCTACAGCCAACTATTGGAGATGCGCCAGCAGCACGGCACCAACTGGTGCCTGGAGCACTGGCAGGCGGCGGAGTACGAAGATTTGCTCGCCTGGCACAACCTCTGTTGGTTCGACCCCATTTTTCAGGAAGAAGACCCGCAGGTGCGCTCCTGGATCGCCCGAGACAGCGGCTTCACCCTCGCCGATCGCGAGGCCATCTACGCCAAACAGCGCGAGATCATGAGCCGCATCGTCGGCCAGCACAAAATCATGCAGGAGCGCGGGCAGATCGAGGTGACGACCACCCCCTACACCCACCCGATTTTGCCTTTGCTCGCCAACACCGACAGCGGCCGGGCGGCACGGCCCCAGATGGCGCTGCCGCGCTCGCGCTTCCACTGGCCCCAGGATGTGCGCACGCAACTGCTCAAGGGCAAAGAAAATTATCAGACCCGCTTCGACTGCGATCCGCGCGGGCTGTGGCCTTCGGAAGAGTCGGTGAGCCCGGCGGTCTTGCCTGAGGTGGTGAAGGCGGGTTTCAAGTGGCTGGTCTCCGACGAGGGCGTGCTCGGCTGTTCGATCGACCACTTTTTCAACCGCGACGACTACGGCCATGTCCAGGCGCCGGACTTGCTCTACCGGCCCTATCTGGTGGAGACGCCCGCCGGGCCGGTCTCGGTGGTCTTTCGCGACACCCGCCTGTCGGATTTGATCGGCTTCGAGTACGCCGGTCGCCCGGCGGAGGAGGCCGCCCGCGACTTTATCGAACAACTGGAGGCCATCGGCCGCCTCATCAAGGCCCAGAAAGCCCCCGGGCCGCATTTGGTGACGGTGGCCCTCGACGGCGAGAACTGCTGGGAGTACTACAACCAGGACGGCAAACCCTTCCTCGAAGCGCTCTACTCCCGCCTCTCGCGCCACCGCTCGATCAAACTCGTCACCGTCAGCGAATACCTCGACCGCTTCGGTGCCGAGCGTTCGATCCCGCTCGAGCGCCTCCACAGCGGCTCGTGGATCAACGCCGATTTCACCACCTGGATAGGCGATCCGGTCAAAAACCGCGCCTGGGAACTGCTCGCCCAGGCCCGCCAGGTGATCGAAGGCCACCCGCGCGCCACCGATGCCTCCTGGGAGGCGCTCTGGGCGGCGCAGGGGTCCGACTGGTTCTGGTGGTTCGGCTACGGCCACAGCTCCGCCCAGGACGCTTTATTCGACCAACTCTTTCGCGAGCATCTGCAGGCGCTGTACGTCTCGCTCGGCGAAGCGATCCCCAAGGCCCTCCGTTCGGCCCTGGAGCGCCACGATGCGCCCGGAAGCCGGGTGCCCAGGGCCTTCATCCAACCGCAGATTACCGGATACGGCTTTGAGCAGGAGTGGAGGGAGGCCGGTTGTTACGAGGTGGGCGGGGCGCGCGGCACGATGCACCGGGCGGCTAGTGTCCAGCGCGTCTGGTACGGCACCGATCACCGCCATTTTTATCTGCGCCTTGACTTCGGCGGCGAGCGGCCCCAGGCGGTGCACCTCTACTGGTACTACCCCCACCAGGTTCACCACAACAGTGTCCTGCCGCTCAGGGAACGCCCGGCGCAGGGAACGGCCAGCTACCAGTTTCGCCACGGCCTGGAGTTGCACCTGCAGCATCGCCACTGCCAGTTGAAGGCGGCAGGCGAGTATGACCATTGGCACGATGTGCCCACCTCCACCCGCTTCGCTGTGCAGGAGTGCCTGGAATTGGCCGTGCCCTGGGAAGATCTGGAGATGAGTTCGGGCGTTCAGCCGCAATTTATCGTCGTGCTCGCCCGCGACGGCCGTTTTGAAGCGGCGATTCCCGAAGGGGAAACCCTCGAAGTGCAGGTGCCATAG